A genomic stretch from Streptococcus oralis includes:
- the rnhC gene encoding ribonuclease HIII, whose translation MASITLTPSEQEIQNFLSQYRKALSPSKNPYIRYFLRLPQATVSIYTSGKVLLQGEAAEQYASFFGYQVRQEKSGQDFPMIGTDEVGNGSYFGGLAVVASFVTPDQHDFLRKLGVGDSKTLTDQKIRQIAPILKERIQHQALLLSPNKYNEVIGERYNAVSVKVALHNQAIFLLLQKGVQPEKIVIDAFTSPKNYDKYLAQEANHFPNKVSLEEKAEGKYMAVAVSSIIARDLFLENLENLGRELGYQLPSGAGTASDKVASKILQAYGMKGLNFCAKLHFKNTEKAKALLER comes from the coding sequence ATGGCAAGTATCACACTCACACCTAGCGAACAGGAAATTCAGAACTTTTTAAGTCAGTATCGGAAAGCTCTCAGTCCTAGTAAAAATCCTTATATCCGCTACTTTTTGCGCCTGCCTCAGGCAACGGTTTCCATCTATACTTCTGGAAAAGTCCTCCTGCAGGGAGAAGCTGCTGAGCAATACGCCAGTTTCTTTGGCTATCAAGTCCGACAAGAAAAGAGCGGACAAGACTTTCCTATGATTGGAACTGATGAGGTGGGAAATGGTTCCTACTTTGGTGGGCTAGCTGTCGTGGCTTCCTTTGTGACACCAGACCAGCATGACTTCTTGAGAAAACTCGGAGTGGGGGATTCCAAAACTCTGACAGACCAAAAGATTCGTCAGATCGCCCCTATCCTCAAGGAAAGGATCCAGCATCAAGCGCTGCTTCTTTCACCGAACAAGTATAATGAAGTTATCGGAGAGCGTTACAATGCTGTTTCTGTAAAGGTTGCCCTTCATAACCAGGCTATCTTTCTCCTTCTCCAAAAAGGAGTCCAGCCAGAGAAAATCGTGATCGATGCTTTTACAAGCCCTAAAAACTATGACAAGTACTTGGCGCAAGAAGCCAATCATTTCCCAAACAAGGTTAGTTTGGAAGAAAAAGCCGAAGGAAAATATATGGCTGTTGCGGTTAGCTCCATCATCGCGCGTGATCTCTTCTTGGAAAACTTGGAAAATCTTGGACGAGAACTAGGCTACCAACTGCCCAGTGGTGCAGGAACCGCTTCTGATAAGGTTGCTAGCAAAATCCTTCAAGCCTATGGTATGAAAGGGCTCAACTTCTGTGCCAAACTGCATTTTAAAAACACTGAAAAAGCCAAAGCACTGCTAGAAAGGTAA
- the zapA gene encoding cell division protein ZapA, with protein MANLNRYKFTFGKKTLTLTTEHDNLFMEEIAKVATEKYQAIKEQMPGADDETIALLLAINSLSTQLSREIEFDDKEQELKDLRNKLVAVKQEQSKIEDSL; from the coding sequence ATGGCAAATCTAAATCGATATAAGTTTACATTCGGGAAAAAGACATTAACCTTGACAACCGAGCATGACAACCTCTTTATGGAGGAAATAGCCAAGGTTGCGACTGAAAAATACCAAGCAATTAAAGAACAAATGCCTGGGGCAGATGATGAAACGATTGCCCTCCTTTTAGCGATTAACAGCCTATCGACGCAGCTTAGTCGTGAGATTGAGTTTGATGATAAGGAGCAGGAGCTTAAAGACCTTCGAAATAAGCTAGTGGCTGTTAAGCAAGAACAGAGCAAGATTGAGGATTCCCTATGA
- a CDS encoding CvpA family protein, with the protein MISILLLLVLAWGFYIGYRRDLVLQVYYFLVAVISAFVAGQFYKSLGDHFHLLIPYANPQEGQGTFFFPSDQLFQLDKVFYAGLAYLLVFGICYSIGRFIGLFLHLIPIKKLDVKWFRIGAGALSLLVTLFVLQMALTILATVPMATVQNPLEKSVVAKHIIQSVPLTTNFIKQLWVTNLIG; encoded by the coding sequence ATGATTTCGATCCTTCTCTTATTGGTTCTTGCTTGGGGCTTTTATATCGGCTACCGTAGGGATTTGGTGCTGCAAGTTTATTATTTCCTCGTGGCAGTGATTTCAGCCTTTGTTGCTGGACAGTTTTATAAATCGCTGGGAGATCACTTCCACTTGCTCATCCCTTATGCCAATCCTCAGGAAGGGCAGGGTACCTTTTTCTTCCCTTCAGACCAGCTTTTTCAGCTAGACAAGGTCTTTTATGCGGGTCTGGCCTACCTTTTAGTTTTTGGGATTTGTTACAGTATCGGACGTTTTATTGGTTTGTTCCTACACTTGATTCCGATTAAAAAGCTCGATGTCAAATGGTTTCGTATCGGAGCAGGTGCTTTGTCTCTATTGGTAACCTTATTTGTCTTGCAAATGGCTCTAACCATTCTTGCAACGGTACCTATGGCAACTGTGCAAAATCCCCTTGAAAAGAGCGTGGTAGCCAAGCATATCATCCAGAGTGTCCCTTTAACGACAAACTTTATCAAACAACTCTGGGTGACAAATTTAATCGGATAA
- a CDS encoding endonuclease MutS2, translated as MNTKILETLEFNKIKALFEPHILTEQGLEELKGLAPTTKEDKIKQAFAEMEEMQALFVEQPHFTILATREISAVCKRLEMGADLNIEEFLLLKRVLLASRELQSFYANLENVRLEQLVRWFEKLHDFPHLQGSLQALNDAGFIENFASEELARIRRKIHDSESQVRDVLQDLLKQKAQMLTEGIIASRNGRQVLPVKNTYRNKIAGVVHDISASGNTVYIEPREVVKLSEEIASLRADERYEMIRILQELSERVRPHAAEIANDAWIIGHLDLIRAKVRFIQERQAVVPQLSEDQEIQLLHVRHPLVKNAVANDVHFGKELTAIVITGPNTGGKTIMLKTLGLTQLMAQSGLPILADRGSRVGIFEEIFADIGDEQSIEQSLSTFSSHMTNIVDILGKVNQHSLLLLDELGAGTDPQEGAALAMAILEDLRLRQVKTMATTHYPELKAYGIETAFVQNASMEFDTASLRPTYRFMQGVPGRSNAFEIAKRLGLSDVIVGDASQQANQDNDVNRIIEQLEEQTIESRKRLDNIREVEQENLKMNRALKKLYNELNREKETELNKAREQAAEIVELALSESDQILKNLHSKSQLKPHEIIEAKADLKKLAPEKVDLSKNKVLQKAKKKRAPKVGDDIVVLSYGQRGTLTNQLKDGRWEAQVGLIKMTLEEKEFDLVQAQQEAPVKKKQVNVVKRASGRGPQARLDLRGKRYEEAMNELDAFIDQALLNNMAQVDIIHGIGTGVIREGVTKYLQRNKHVKSFGYAPQNAGGSGATIVTFRG; from the coding sequence ATGAATACAAAAATACTAGAAACATTAGAATTTAATAAAATCAAAGCCTTGTTTGAACCTCATATCCTGACAGAACAGGGATTAGAGGAGCTAAAAGGTTTGGCTCCGACTACCAAGGAGGATAAAATCAAACAGGCTTTTGCTGAGATGGAGGAAATGCAAGCCTTATTTGTGGAGCAGCCTCACTTTACCATCCTAGCGACACGTGAGATTTCAGCGGTTTGTAAGCGTCTGGAGATGGGGGCGGACCTCAATATCGAGGAGTTCCTGCTCCTCAAACGGGTCTTGCTTGCTAGCAGAGAGTTACAAAGTTTTTATGCCAATCTAGAAAACGTACGCTTGGAACAGTTGGTGAGGTGGTTTGAAAAACTCCATGATTTCCCACACTTGCAAGGAAGTCTCCAAGCCCTAAATGACGCAGGTTTTATCGAAAATTTCGCCAGCGAAGAACTAGCACGCATCCGTCGGAAAATCCATGATAGTGAGAGCCAAGTCCGAGATGTCTTACAAGACTTGCTCAAGCAAAAAGCTCAGATGTTGACGGAAGGGATTATCGCTAGTAGAAATGGCCGTCAGGTCTTACCTGTCAAGAATACCTACCGCAACAAGATTGCAGGTGTTGTCCACGACATCTCTGCCAGCGGAAATACCGTCTATATCGAACCCCGTGAGGTCGTGAAACTAAGCGAAGAAATCGCTAGTCTGCGAGCTGATGAACGATATGAGATGATTCGCATCCTGCAGGAACTATCGGAACGGGTTCGTCCTCATGCTGCAGAAATCGCTAATGACGCTTGGATTATCGGGCACCTAGATCTGATTCGTGCCAAAGTACGCTTTATCCAAGAAAGACAAGCAGTTGTTCCTCAACTTTCAGAGGATCAAGAGATTCAACTCCTTCATGTTCGCCATCCTTTGGTTAAAAATGCTGTCGCAAATGACGTACACTTTGGCAAGGAATTAACGGCCATTGTCATTACAGGTCCCAATACAGGTGGGAAGACCATCATGCTCAAAACCCTGGGTTTGACTCAACTCATGGCCCAGTCAGGCTTGCCCATTCTAGCTGATAGGGGGAGCCGTGTCGGTATTTTCGAGGAAATCTTCGCGGATATTGGGGATGAGCAGTCTATCGAACAAAGCTTATCTACCTTCTCCAGTCACATGACCAATATCGTAGATATTCTTGGCAAAGTCAATCAGCACTCGCTCTTGTTGCTAGATGAGCTTGGGGCAGGTACCGATCCGCAGGAAGGAGCAGCCCTTGCTATGGCTATTCTGGAGGATCTTCGTCTGCGTCAGGTCAAGACTATGGCGACGACCCACTATCCAGAGCTCAAGGCCTATGGTATTGAGACAGCCTTTGTGCAAAATGCCAGCATGGAATTTGATACAGCTAGTCTGCGTCCGACTTATCGCTTTATGCAGGGAGTTCCTGGTCGAAGTAATGCCTTTGAAATTGCCAAACGCCTGGGCTTGTCAGATGTCATCGTGGGTGATGCCAGTCAGCAGGCCAATCAAGATAATGATGTCAACCGTATCATTGAGCAACTGGAAGAGCAAACGATTGAAAGTCGCAAACGCTTGGACAATATCCGTGAGGTCGAGCAAGAAAACCTCAAGATGAACCGAGCACTCAAAAAACTTTACAATGAGCTCAATCGGGAAAAGGAAACTGAGCTCAACAAGGCGCGTGAACAGGCTGCTGAGATTGTGGAACTCGCTCTAAGTGAGAGTGACCAGATTCTCAAGAATCTTCACAGCAAGTCTCAACTCAAACCTCATGAAATCATTGAAGCCAAGGCTGACCTGAAAAAACTGGCTCCTGAAAAAGTCGACTTATCTAAAAACAAGGTCCTTCAAAAAGCCAAGAAAAAACGAGCTCCAAAGGTTGGAGATGATATCGTGGTTCTCAGTTATGGTCAGCGTGGTACCCTGACCAATCAGCTTAAGGACGGCCGTTGGGAAGCCCAAGTCGGTTTGATCAAGATGACCTTGGAAGAGAAAGAATTTGACCTTGTTCAGGCTCAGCAAGAAGCCCCAGTCAAGAAAAAACAAGTCAATGTCGTCAAACGTGCTTCTGGTCGTGGTCCGCAAGCGAGACTGGATCTCCGAGGCAAACGGTACGAAGAGGCTATGAATGAGCTGGACGCCTTTATCGACCAAGCCCTGCTCAATAACATGGCGCAAGTCGACATCATCCATGGTATCGGAACAGGAGTCATCCGTGAGGGCGTCACCAAATACCTGCAAAGAAACAAGCATGTCAAGAGTTTCGGCTATGCTCCACAAAATGCTGGAGGCAGTGGCGCCACCATTGTGACCTTTAGAGGATAG
- a CDS encoding alanine/glycine:cation symporter family protein, translating to MLELLKALDAFVWGPPLLILLVGTGIYLTIRLGLLQVARLPKAFQLIFTKDKGHGDVSSFAALCTALAATVGTGNIIGVATAIKVGGPGALFWMWMAAFFGMATKYAEGLLAIKYRSKDANGAVAGGPMHYILLGMGEKWRPLAIFFALAGVLVALLGIGTFTQVNSITESIQNTAQIDPAITALVLSVFVAIAVFGGLKSISKVSTAVVPFMAIVYILGTLTVILFNIEKIPATLALIFTSAFSPAAAVGGFAGASIRMAIQNGVARGVFSNESGLGSAPIAAAAAKTNEPVEQGLISMTGTFIDTLIICTLTGLTILVTGAWSGDLNGVALTQSAFSTVFSHFGSVLLTIFLVLFAFTTILGWNYYGERCFEFLFGVRFIWLYRVVFVFMVLLGGFIELDMVWIIADIVNALMALPNLIALLVLSPVVVAETKKYFKN from the coding sequence ATGTTAGAATTGCTAAAAGCGCTTGATGCTTTCGTTTGGGGGCCTCCCCTCTTGATCTTATTGGTCGGAACAGGTATCTATTTGACCATCCGACTAGGCCTTTTACAAGTGGCACGTCTTCCAAAGGCCTTTCAGTTGATCTTTACCAAGGATAAGGGGCATGGCGATGTGTCGAGCTTTGCCGCTTTATGTACGGCTCTAGCCGCCACCGTTGGTACGGGAAACATCATCGGGGTCGCGACAGCCATCAAGGTTGGTGGGCCAGGCGCTCTCTTTTGGATGTGGATGGCAGCCTTTTTTGGGATGGCGACCAAATATGCCGAAGGCTTGCTGGCTATCAAATACCGTAGCAAGGATGCAAACGGCGCTGTAGCTGGAGGGCCCATGCACTACATCCTTTTGGGGATGGGAGAAAAGTGGCGCCCCCTTGCTATCTTCTTTGCCCTAGCGGGTGTATTGGTAGCCCTTCTAGGGATTGGTACCTTCACCCAAGTCAATTCGATTACAGAATCTATCCAAAATACAGCTCAAATTGATCCAGCTATCACAGCTCTCGTTTTGTCTGTTTTTGTAGCGATTGCAGTCTTTGGTGGACTCAAATCTATTTCTAAGGTTTCGACAGCAGTTGTTCCATTTATGGCTATTGTCTATATTTTGGGAACTCTTACAGTTATTCTCTTTAATATTGAGAAAATCCCAGCCACACTTGCCCTCATCTTTACTTCAGCCTTTAGTCCAGCGGCTGCAGTAGGTGGTTTTGCAGGTGCCAGCATTCGGATGGCTATCCAAAATGGTGTGGCGCGAGGAGTCTTCTCTAACGAATCTGGCCTAGGATCAGCTCCGATTGCAGCTGCTGCGGCTAAGACAAATGAACCAGTAGAGCAAGGCTTGATTTCCATGACAGGAACTTTTATTGACACCCTCATTATCTGTACTCTGACAGGTTTGACTATCTTAGTAACTGGGGCTTGGAGCGGTGATTTGAATGGAGTAGCCCTTACCCAGTCAGCCTTTTCAACAGTTTTTTCACATTTTGGTTCCGTTCTTTTGACCATATTTTTGGTTCTCTTTGCCTTTACGACAATTCTCGGCTGGAATTACTACGGAGAGCGCTGTTTCGAGTTTCTCTTTGGCGTTCGCTTTATCTGGCTCTATCGAGTGGTCTTTGTGTTCATGGTCTTGCTGGGAGGTTTTATCGAGTTGGACATGGTCTGGATTATTGCAGATATCGTCAATGCCTTGATGGCTCTACCGAACTTGATTGCCCTTTTGGTCTTGTCGCCAGTAGTTGTTGCTGAGACTAAGAAGTATTTTAAGAACTAA
- a CDS encoding carboxymuconolactone decarboxylase family protein, producing the protein MTTFTIHTVESAPAEVKEVLETVQKDNNGYIPNLIGLLANAPTALEAYRTVGAINRRNSLTPVEREVVQITAAVTNGCAFCVAGHTAFSIKQIQMNDDLLQALRNRTPIETDPKLDTLAKFTLAVINTKGRVGDEALAEFLEAGYTQQNALDVVLGVSLASLCNYANNLANTPINPELQPYA; encoded by the coding sequence ATGACAACATTTACCATCCACACAGTAGAATCAGCACCAGCAGAAGTGAAAGAAGTTCTTGAAACAGTACAAAAAGATAATAATGGCTATATTCCCAACCTAATCGGTCTCTTGGCCAATGCCCCAACCGCGCTTGAAGCCTACCGAACTGTCGGAGCCATCAACCGTCGCAATAGTCTGACACCAGTGGAACGTGAAGTGGTGCAAATCACAGCTGCTGTAACCAATGGTTGTGCTTTCTGTGTCGCAGGTCACACAGCCTTTTCAATCAAACAAATCCAGATGAATGATGATCTTCTCCAAGCTCTCCGCAACCGTACTCCAATCGAGACAGACCCAAAACTAGATACTCTAGCTAAGTTTACCTTGGCGGTCATCAATACCAAAGGGCGTGTAGGAGATGAAGCCTTGGCTGAATTTTTGGAAGCTGGCTATACGCAACAAAATGCCTTGGATGTGGTTCTCGGTGTCAGTCTAGCAAGCCTCTGTAACTATGCCAACAACCTAGCCAATACGCCAATCAATCCAGAATTGCAACCCTATGCCTAG
- a CDS encoding TDT family transporter, with protein sequence MKKLPLVFSGCLLGLAGAGNLIADTWPVLSHLFSLTGLVLWIFFLILHLFNWEETKKELTKPPLLSGIATFPMAGMILSTYVFRLFPHLPLISQGLWWFSFLLDLALITYFTIKFACPGKRVNATPSWTVLYVGIAVAALTYPLVGIVEIANTTLSFGFVLTFYLYPLIYRDLKKTPLPVALLGQEGIYCAPFSLLLASLVRVGGASLPTWLLIVMILASQSFFFFVLTRLPNILKQGFQPAFSALTFPTIITATSLKMAQGILKLPFLDYLVFAETVICLTILLFVLSGYLIWLRKKV encoded by the coding sequence ATGAAAAAACTCCCCTTGGTATTTTCTGGTTGTTTGTTAGGTTTGGCAGGTGCAGGAAACTTGATTGCGGATACTTGGCCTGTTCTTTCGCACCTATTTAGTTTGACTGGATTGGTCTTATGGATTTTCTTTCTGATTCTTCATCTTTTTAATTGGGAAGAAACCAAGAAAGAATTGACCAAGCCCCCTCTTTTATCTGGTATAGCTACCTTTCCTATGGCGGGGATGATTTTATCGACCTATGTCTTTCGTTTGTTCCCTCATCTTCCTTTGATATCACAAGGGCTCTGGTGGTTTTCCTTTCTCTTGGACCTCGCTTTAATCACTTACTTTACCATTAAATTTGCCTGTCCAGGCAAGAGAGTCAATGCGACTCCTAGCTGGACGGTGCTCTATGTGGGGATAGCAGTAGCTGCCTTGACCTATCCTCTGGTAGGCATCGTTGAAATTGCCAATACGACCTTGAGTTTTGGTTTTGTCTTGACTTTCTATCTTTATCCCCTTATTTATAGGGATTTAAAGAAAACTCCACTCCCAGTAGCCTTGCTTGGACAGGAAGGAATCTATTGTGCTCCCTTTTCCCTACTCTTGGCCTCACTAGTTCGAGTTGGAGGGGCAAGCTTGCCAACATGGCTCTTAATCGTCATGATTTTGGCGTCTCAATCTTTCTTTTTCTTCGTTTTGACTCGCTTGCCTAATATTTTAAAACAAGGCTTTCAACCAGCCTTCTCAGCCCTCACCTTCCCAACCATTATCACAGCTACCTCGCTCAAGATGGCTCAGGGAATTTTGAAACTTCCATTTCTGGATTATCTGGTGTTTGCTGAAACGGTTATATGCCTCACTATTTTACTCTTTGTCTTGAGTGGTTATCTGATTTGGTTACGAAAAAAGGTCTAG